The genomic region TGCGCGCCTTTGACCGTGCTGTACGGTACTTCCATCGCACTACCACGACCGCCATAAATGGAGCCAATAAAAACAATCCGGCCCAAATCACTCTGTGCTAATTTCGACTGCAAAGCCTGTAAAATCAACATCGGTGTCTTCACGTGCACTTGCCACAACGCATCAATTTGCTCTGCAGAGACCTCTGGCAATAAGCCGTAAGTCGTCATCCCAGCGGCAAAAATAACCGCATCCACTTGAAACAGCTGACTTTTCAACTGGTCAACCGCACCAGTGCCCATCGTTAAATCCAACTGAAGTGCAAAAAAGTCTTGGCGCGCATACTGTTGACTAAGTTGCTGTTGTAGTTTGCAAATACGTTCTTGATTTTGGTTGTAGTGCAAATAAAGCGACCAGCCGTCCGCTGCTAAGCGTTCGGCAATGGTGGCGCCAATATCACCGGAGGCGCCAATAATTAAAGCTGAGCAACTCATTATTGCGCCACCTCTGGTAAGATATGGCAAACCGTCATAATTTCAATTTTGAAGAATTCGGCAGCAACTTGTGCCAAATCCGCTAATGTCACTTGTTCAATTAAACCTAACACATCAAACGGACTTACTTCATCGAAAAAGGCGTCGCTATATTGATTGGCGATTGCTTCTAATGAATTAAAGGCCTGTAGATATTCGCCGATTGCGGCTCTTTTAACCAACGCTAAATTGGCTTCTGAAAAATCAGGACTTTCCTGATAATGTTCCAAAATATTGATCAACGCATCTGATAAGCCTTGTGCATCATCTGTATCGCCACCAAGCGTGATGAAGTTAAATGAGCGTTGAATGGCATATTCATAGCCAAAGCTGTCATCCAAAATCCCTTGTTCATATAATTTTTGAACTTGTGTTGATGAATCCCCAAAGAGTAATTCTAATAACAGGTTCATCTTAATTTTCATTTCTAGTGCTTCTTGACCAGTTCCAAAATCGGTTAACCCTTTAATACCGACCATGCTCTTACTGCGTGTCACCGGCATTTCTAATGAGCGGTACGGAATAATGTCACTGCCGTCAGCTTCTTCTTCTGGTAATGAGCGGTTAATGTCGCTTGGTGCTACAAAATCTTTAGCGTCTTGATTAGCGCTGACCCACGACAATACTTCTTCAGGGTCATCGATCTGACCAACAATGAATAAATTCATATTACTTGGTTGGTAGAACGTTTGGTGCGCTTGGTACAATTCTTCAGGCGTAATTTGCGCAATACTTTCGATGGTGCCAGCAATATCC from Latilactobacillus sakei subsp. sakei DSM 20017 = JCM 1157 harbors:
- the ymfI gene encoding elongation factor P 5-aminopentanone reductase: MSCSALIIGASGDIGATIAERLAADGWSLYLHYNQNQERICKLQQQLSQQYARQDFFALQLDLTMGTGAVDQLKSQLFQVDAVIFAAGMTTYGLLPEVSAEQIDALWQVHVKTPMLILQALQSKLAQSDLGRIVFIGSIYGGRGSAMEVPYSTVKGAQSAFANAYAQEVGSLGITVNVIAPGAVATKMNQQFTADEQAAIAAEIPTGRFATPTQIAYWVQTLLAPEANYLTGQTIYVDGGWLK
- the yfmH gene encoding EF-P 5-aminopentanol modification-associated protein YfmH, with the protein product MKLRQNPRLGETLYEETLENGLTVKLYPKSGYHKTYAILTTDYGAIDTTFVPAGQTDYVTVPDGIAHFLEHKLFEKADYDAFEKFGQFGASSNAFTSFTRTSYLFSTTSHLKENLDILLDFVQEPYFTTATVDKEKGIIGQEIQMYNDEPDWRLFYTVIGNLYPQHPVRTDIAGTIESIAQITPEELYQAHQTFYQPSNMNLFIVGQIDDPEEVLSWVSANQDAKDFVAPSDINRSLPEEEADGSDIIPYRSLEMPVTRSKSMVGIKGLTDFGTGQEALEMKIKMNLLLELLFGDSSTQVQKLYEQGILDDSFGYEYAIQRSFNFITLGGDTDDAQGLSDALINILEHYQESPDFSEANLALVKRAAIGEYLQAFNSLEAIANQYSDAFFDEVSPFDVLGLIEQVTLADLAQVAAEFFKIEIMTVCHILPEVAQ